One part of the Oceanihabitans sp. IOP_32 genome encodes these proteins:
- the thrC gene encoding threonine synthase, giving the protein MNYYSLNKKAPNTSFKEAVIKGLAPDKGLYFPEEIKPLPPSFFDNISTLSHTEIAFEAIKQFVSPDIPEATLKSIVEDTLNFDFPVVPLSDNISTLELFHGPTMAFKDVGARFMARCLGYFNRNNSKEVTVLVATSGDTGGAVAHGFLGVKGVKVVILYPSGKVSDIQEKQLTTLGENITALEVDGTFDDCQAMVKTAFLDENLTSKMQLTSANSINVARWLPQLFYFMFAYKQLHKTQNDIVFSVPSGNFGNVCAGMMAQQLGMPIKHFIAANNENNVVTRYLETRDYKAKPSVQTISNAMDVGDPSNFIRIQEIYKNKFETLKDNLSSYSFSDEETKQALLEIYNNFNYVADPHGAVGYLACKAYLKENPNAHCVFLETAHPTKFLDVVEEVIQEKQALPPQIEAVMDKEKVAFKISDYEDLKGFLLG; this is encoded by the coding sequence ATGAATTACTACAGTTTAAATAAAAAAGCGCCAAACACATCATTTAAAGAGGCTGTTATAAAAGGCTTGGCACCAGATAAAGGCTTATACTTTCCAGAAGAAATTAAACCGTTACCACCATCTTTTTTTGATAATATTAGTACTTTATCTCATACTGAAATTGCTTTTGAAGCCATTAAGCAATTTGTTTCTCCAGACATCCCTGAAGCCACTTTAAAATCCATTGTAGAGGACACCTTAAATTTCGATTTTCCTGTGGTTCCGCTTAGCGACAATATTTCTACTTTAGAGTTATTTCACGGTCCTACCATGGCCTTTAAAGATGTTGGTGCCCGTTTTATGGCACGCTGTCTAGGTTATTTTAATAGAAACAACAGTAAAGAAGTTACGGTATTGGTCGCCACTTCTGGCGATACCGGTGGCGCAGTTGCTCATGGTTTTTTGGGTGTAAAAGGCGTAAAAGTTGTAATTCTCTACCCTAGCGGAAAAGTGAGCGACATTCAAGAAAAACAACTTACCACATTAGGCGAAAATATTACAGCTTTAGAAGTAGATGGTACTTTCGATGATTGTCAAGCGATGGTAAAAACCGCTTTCTTAGACGAAAACCTAACGAGCAAGATGCAATTAACATCGGCTAATTCTATTAACGTCGCACGATGGTTACCACAGCTTTTTTATTTTATGTTTGCCTATAAACAACTACACAAAACACAAAATGATATCGTGTTTTCGGTACCAAGTGGAAATTTTGGTAATGTTTGTGCGGGTATGATGGCGCAACAATTAGGTATGCCAATAAAACATTTTATAGCCGCCAATAACGAAAATAACGTAGTAACCAGATACCTAGAAACACGAGATTACAAGGCCAAACCATCGGTACAAACCATTAGTAACGCCATGGATGTAGGCGATCCTAGTAATTTTATTCGTATTCAGGAAATTTATAAAAATAAGTTTGAAACCCTAAAAGACAACTTATCATCGTATAGCTTTTCTGATGAAGAAACCAAACAAGCCCTATTAGAGATCTACAACAATTTTAATTACGTTGCCGATCCCCATGGTGCTGTAGGTTATTTAGCCTGTAAAGCCTATTTAAAAGAAAACCCTAATGCCCATTGTGTGTTCTTAGAGACCGCACATCCTACTAAATTCTTGGATGTTGTAGAAGAAGTAATACAAGAAAAACAAGCATTACCTCCGCAAATTGAAGCGGTTATGGACAAAGAAAAAGTAGCGTTTAAAATTTCTGATTATGAAGATTTGAAAGGGTTTTTATTGGGGTAG
- a CDS encoding TolC family protein produces MKLSKTKILFLLATFLVAHHNYAQDSIPLSLNEAINLALDKNVDITITNYQVNASEFALKEVKGAVLPKLYATANYNRHIDRQVIFLPDAFGTGETATKLGSDNDYRATLNLALPVYSRFNKNNKKLFENRLRYQNEAARNAKQNVINTIKKAYFNYLIAQEMVKVQQKQLKSAEETFTDVEKRKKQGTLTDYDFTTAKVQVAQAKNSLLEAQNTILPLANHLKLVLGLKTEMNLKLTESIELLENELVLEDNPSELLSQNSSLKQLELDIELSKNQIDLAKSAFYPTLDAVGAYNYQAQEDNFNLADYQWVNTSFVGLQLQFNIFNGFINKNKLQQAKITKDIAQEQKNHTTEALKMQLEELLSQLDFTKQKIEVQQENMNLTEDALTLAKKRYRLGVGTFLEVNNAELSYTQARVFWLQAISDYKAAYYDYQLLIGQDK; encoded by the coding sequence ATGAAACTTTCCAAAACGAAAATCCTATTTCTTTTGGCTACTTTTCTGGTAGCACATCATAATTATGCCCAAGATAGTATTCCTCTTAGCTTAAATGAAGCAATTAACTTGGCTCTCGATAAAAACGTAGATATTACGATTACAAACTACCAAGTAAACGCCTCAGAATTTGCTCTAAAAGAAGTTAAAGGTGCTGTTTTACCAAAATTATATGCTACCGCCAACTATAATAGGCATATTGACCGACAAGTAATTTTCTTACCAGATGCTTTTGGCACGGGTGAAACAGCCACAAAACTGGGTTCGGATAATGATTATAGAGCCACATTAAACCTTGCCCTTCCCGTATATTCCCGTTTTAATAAAAACAATAAAAAACTATTTGAAAATAGACTACGCTACCAAAATGAAGCGGCTAGAAACGCAAAACAAAATGTGATCAATACGATTAAAAAAGCCTATTTCAACTATTTAATTGCCCAAGAAATGGTTAAGGTGCAGCAAAAACAATTAAAAAGCGCAGAAGAAACCTTTACAGATGTAGAAAAACGAAAAAAGCAGGGTACGCTAACAGATTACGACTTTACCACCGCAAAAGTGCAGGTTGCACAAGCAAAAAACAGTCTGCTAGAAGCGCAAAACACCATTTTACCATTGGCTAACCACTTAAAACTGGTACTAGGCTTAAAAACAGAGATGAACTTAAAATTAACAGAATCTATAGAATTATTAGAAAACGAACTGGTTTTAGAAGATAATCCTTCAGAATTATTAAGTCAAAACAGCAGCTTAAAACAATTAGAATTAGATATTGAACTGAGCAAAAATCAAATTGATTTGGCTAAATCTGCATTTTATCCTACGCTAGATGCTGTTGGTGCTTATAATTATCAAGCCCAAGAAGATAATTTCAATCTAGCCGATTACCAATGGGTTAACACAAGTTTTGTTGGTTTACAATTACAATTCAACATCTTTAATGGCTTCATCAATAAAAACAAATTACAGCAAGCTAAAATAACAAAAGACATTGCCCAAGAACAAAAAAACCACACCACAGAGGCCCTAAAAATGCAATTGGAAGAACTATTATCTCAACTCGATTTTACCAAACAAAAAATTGAAGTGCAACAAGAGAATATGAACCTTACCGAAGACGCCTTAACACTTGCAAAAAAACGTTATAGACTTGGTGTTGGGACGTTTTTAGAAGTTAATAACGCCGAGTTATCATACACTCAAGCACGAGTGTTTTGGCTACAAGCCATCTCAGATTACAAAGCCGCATATTACGATTATCAATTATTAATAGGACAAGATAAATAA
- a CDS encoding ABC transporter ATP-binding protein, with the protein MAAKKVIETRKISRTFKNGDIEVHALTDIDLTIEEGEFVAIMGSSGSGKSTLLHILGCLDRPTSGEYELDGIKVNGLDKNQLADIRNQKIGFIFQSYNLLSRTTALENVELPLVYDRTGRFSNTKALAKKALEQVGLADRKYHRTNELSGGQQQRVTIARALVNNPALILADEPTGNLDTKNSIDIADLFVRLNNEGITIVMITHEEEIAQFAKRLIYLRDGRILTDEIIKNRSTKESALKALTAQVK; encoded by the coding sequence ATGGCAGCAAAAAAAGTTATAGAAACAAGAAAAATTAGTCGCACATTCAAAAATGGCGATATCGAAGTGCATGCATTAACAGATATCGATTTAACAATTGAAGAAGGTGAATTTGTGGCTATTATGGGCTCTTCTGGATCCGGAAAATCAACTTTGCTTCATATTTTGGGCTGTTTAGACAGACCCACTTCTGGTGAATATGAGTTGGATGGTATCAAGGTAAACGGACTAGATAAAAATCAATTAGCCGATATACGCAATCAAAAAATAGGTTTCATATTTCAGAGTTATAATTTGTTATCGCGAACTACGGCACTCGAAAATGTAGAATTACCCTTGGTTTATGATAGGACCGGACGCTTTTCCAACACCAAAGCACTGGCAAAAAAAGCCTTGGAACAAGTAGGTTTAGCAGATCGCAAATACCACAGAACCAACGAGCTTTCTGGTGGCCAACAACAACGTGTTACCATTGCGAGAGCCTTAGTAAATAACCCCGCGCTAATTTTGGCAGATGAGCCTACAGGAAATCTAGACACCAAAAATAGTATTGATATTGCAGACCTCTTTGTTCGACTAAATAATGAAGGCATTACCATTGTTATGATAACACACGAGGAGGAAATTGCCCAATTTGCAAAACGCCTTATTTATTTAAGAGATGGACGCATCCTTACCGATGAAATTATAAAAAATCGAAGCACTAAAGAAAGTGCGCTTAAAGCATTAACCGCTCAAGTAAAATGA
- a CDS encoding homoserine kinase: MTNELKIFSPATVANVSCGFDVLGFCLDSIGDNMVIRKTNKKGVFVTKVEGFDLPLETELNVAGVSALAMYNALKPDCGFEIEIYKNIKPGSGIGSSAASAVGSVFAMNELLGRPYNKTELTAFAIKGEAIASKCEHADNLAPALFGGFTLVKSMSPLEILQIPTPNNLYATIIHPQIEIKTSESRAILPKQVPLEDAITQWSNVGSLIHGLHTNDYQLIKRSLHDVIIEPHRSKLIPHFNDVKKAALNHGALGCGISGSGPSIFALSEGLEHAEHVENAIKTVYSKTNIAFETYVSKINTEGVKILE; encoded by the coding sequence ATGACTAACGAACTAAAAATATTTTCGCCAGCAACCGTTGCCAATGTGTCTTGCGGTTTTGATGTTCTAGGCTTTTGCTTAGACAGCATTGGAGATAACATGGTGATAAGAAAAACCAACAAAAAAGGCGTTTTTGTAACTAAAGTCGAAGGTTTCGATTTGCCTCTAGAAACAGAACTAAACGTAGCCGGTGTGTCTGCTTTGGCCATGTACAACGCTTTAAAACCAGATTGTGGTTTTGAAATTGAAATTTATAAAAACATAAAACCAGGCAGCGGTATTGGCAGTAGTGCAGCCAGCGCAGTTGGCAGTGTGTTTGCCATGAATGAGCTTTTGGGCAGGCCTTACAACAAAACAGAACTTACCGCATTTGCCATTAAAGGTGAAGCTATAGCTAGTAAATGTGAGCACGCCGATAATTTAGCACCAGCCCTTTTTGGAGGATTTACACTAGTAAAAAGCATGTCGCCACTCGAGATTTTACAGATTCCAACACCAAATAATTTGTACGCCACGATTATTCACCCACAGATAGAAATTAAAACATCCGAATCTAGGGCAATTCTTCCTAAGCAAGTGCCACTTGAAGATGCGATAACACAATGGAGCAATGTAGGGAGTTTAATTCATGGCTTACACACCAACGACTATCAATTAATTAAGAGATCTTTACACGATGTTATTATAGAGCCGCACCGAAGTAAACTGATTCCGCATTTTAACGATGTAAAAAAAGCCGCTTTAAATCATGGGGCTTTAGGTTGCGGGATTTCTGGTTCTGGCCCTTCCATTTTTGCTTTATCGGAAGGTCTGGAACATGCTGAACATGTAGAAAATGCTATTAAAACCGTTTATTCAAAAACAAATATAGCTTTTGAAACTTATGTGTCGAAGATAAATACAGAGGGAGTGAAAATTTTAGAATGA
- the rimO gene encoding 30S ribosomal protein S12 methylthiotransferase RimO — protein sequence MRTKTLKKNKINVVTLGCSKNVYDSEVLMGQLKANNKEVVHEEEGNIVVINTCGFINNAKEESVNTILEYVQKKEDGDVDKVFVTGCLSERYKPDLLKEIPNVDEYFGTTELPGLLKALGADYKHELIGERLTTTPKNYAYLKIAEGCDRPCSFCAIPLMRGKHKSTPIEELVIEAEKLAAKGVKELILIAQDLTYYGLDLYKKRNLAELLEALVKVEGIEWIRLHYAFPTGFPMDVLDIMKREPKICNYLDIPLQHISDSILKSMRRGTTQEKTTKLLKEFRAAVPDMTIRTTLIVGYPGETEADFETLKNWVKAMRFERLGCFTYSHEENTHAYNLEDDVPEDVKIDRANQIMEIQSQISWELNQQKIGQELQVVIDRKEGNYFVGRTEFDSPDVDNEVRIDASKGYLKTGEFARVKIIEAEDFDLYAELLA from the coding sequence ATGCGCACAAAGACTCTTAAAAAGAACAAAATAAATGTAGTAACCCTAGGTTGTAGTAAAAATGTTTACGACAGCGAGGTGTTAATGGGACAACTTAAAGCCAATAATAAAGAAGTTGTACATGAAGAAGAGGGTAATATTGTAGTGATTAACACCTGTGGTTTTATTAATAATGCTAAGGAGGAAAGTGTTAATACGATTTTAGAATACGTTCAGAAAAAAGAAGATGGGGATGTCGATAAAGTTTTTGTGACTGGTTGTTTAAGTGAACGCTATAAGCCAGATCTGCTTAAAGAAATCCCTAATGTTGATGAGTATTTTGGTACGACAGAATTGCCAGGTTTATTAAAAGCTTTAGGGGCAGATTACAAACACGAACTTATAGGCGAACGTTTAACCACAACCCCTAAAAATTATGCGTATTTAAAAATTGCTGAAGGTTGCGACAGGCCTTGCAGTTTTTGTGCTATTCCGTTAATGCGCGGAAAACATAAAAGTACACCTATTGAAGAGCTTGTTATTGAAGCTGAAAAATTAGCAGCAAAGGGTGTTAAAGAACTTATTTTAATTGCACAAGATTTAACCTATTACGGTTTAGATTTATACAAAAAACGAAATTTAGCAGAGTTACTTGAAGCCTTAGTAAAGGTAGAAGGTATTGAGTGGATTCGATTGCATTACGCTTTTCCAACAGGATTCCCTATGGATGTGTTGGATATCATGAAACGCGAACCTAAAATTTGCAACTATTTGGATATTCCGTTGCAGCACATTTCAGATTCGATTTTAAAGAGTATGCGTCGCGGCACAACCCAAGAGAAAACTACCAAATTACTTAAAGAATTTAGAGCCGCTGTGCCTGATATGACTATTAGAACAACACTAATTGTTGGTTATCCGGGAGAAACCGAAGCCGATTTCGAAACCTTAAAAAACTGGGTAAAAGCCATGCGTTTTGAGCGTTTAGGATGTTTTACCTATTCTCACGAAGAAAATACGCATGCTTATAACCTCGAAGACGATGTTCCCGAAGATGTGAAAATTGACCGCGCCAATCAAATTATGGAAATTCAATCGCAAATCTCTTGGGAATTGAATCAGCAAAAGATAGGGCAGGAGCTTCAAGTGGTTATCGATAGGAAAGAGGGTAATTATTTTGTAGGTCGCACCGAATTTGATTCGCCAGATGTCGATAATGAAGTGCGTATTGATGCTTCAAAAGGCTATTTAAAAACGGGTGAGTTTGCCCGAGTAAAAATTATTGAAGCCGAAGATTTCGATTTGTACGCAGAGCTTTTAGCGTAA
- a CDS encoding PAS domain S-box protein translates to MRLSFERKTTIGYIINMVVVLALGLIYWIQIPFSTNRLWHWISLILIVLSLGMLTTVYFILKTQLKARKQSREALQKNQKLLQSIIDNTTNAISVKKLNGEYILVNKQYQSFFDSKASDLIGKTNADFLPKEIADRYRSADLEALKAGKDIQIEEIIEVSGKPQTFLSVKFPLKDASNRIYAIGTISTDITERKTVLDSLKAADAFFNMSTDSLVIASEDKFIKINPSLSKLLGYSDTELLSQPFKSFIFPEDIESTEAEIEKLKQGISLVNYTNRWVCKDGSIKWLSWNATADKTTGALYAIVRDITEKLKLEQEKENTLNALFESQQKLNMILENITDGVLVANTNKEVILANDVANSLFGIEDDSKISFNFSDHFKVLFPDGEQTFPAQDLPAQRALAGKTTDDVDVLLKDLSTNAMRRVLLSGRPIINHDNQVAAVVVTIKDISRYKNLEAELEQKDRDSRPMIGYKYTGDKKKSNKDET, encoded by the coding sequence ATGAGACTATCTTTTGAAAGAAAAACAACAATAGGCTACATTATAAATATGGTTGTAGTTTTAGCACTCGGACTAATATACTGGATACAAATACCTTTTTCTACCAATAGATTATGGCATTGGATATCGTTAATATTAATTGTACTTTCTTTAGGCATGTTAACCACGGTGTATTTTATTCTTAAAACACAGCTCAAGGCCAGAAAACAATCTAGAGAAGCCCTACAAAAAAATCAAAAACTTCTACAATCCATTATTGATAATACGACTAACGCCATCTCTGTAAAAAAACTAAATGGCGAGTATATTTTGGTAAATAAACAATACCAATCGTTTTTCGACTCAAAAGCGTCTGATTTAATAGGAAAAACAAATGCCGATTTCTTACCAAAAGAGATTGCAGATAGGTACAGAAGTGCCGATTTAGAAGCTTTAAAAGCTGGAAAAGATATTCAAATTGAAGAAATTATAGAAGTATCAGGAAAACCGCAAACCTTTTTATCTGTTAAGTTCCCCTTAAAAGATGCTTCAAACAGAATTTATGCCATCGGAACCATTTCAACAGATATTACTGAAAGAAAAACCGTTTTAGATTCTTTAAAAGCTGCCGATGCTTTTTTTAATATGTCTACAGATAGTTTAGTTATTGCTTCAGAAGATAAATTCATTAAAATTAACCCTTCTTTAAGTAAACTTTTAGGCTATAGCGATACCGAGCTTTTAAGCCAACCGTTTAAATCTTTTATTTTTCCTGAAGATATTGAAAGCACAGAAGCAGAAATCGAAAAACTTAAACAAGGTATTAGTCTCGTGAACTATACAAACCGTTGGGTGTGTAAAGATGGTAGTATAAAATGGCTGTCTTGGAATGCCACAGCCGATAAAACTACAGGTGCCTTATACGCCATTGTTAGAGATATTACTGAAAAACTAAAGCTGGAACAAGAGAAAGAAAACACCTTGAATGCACTATTTGAAAGTCAGCAAAAATTAAATATGATTCTTGAGAATATTACCGACGGTGTTCTAGTTGCCAATACCAATAAAGAAGTGATATTAGCCAACGATGTTGCAAATTCGCTTTTTGGAATAGAAGACGATTCAAAAATTTCGTTTAATTTTTCAGACCATTTTAAAGTGTTATTTCCAGATGGCGAACAAACATTTCCGGCTCAAGACCTTCCAGCACAACGTGCTTTAGCAGGAAAAACCACAGACGATGTAGATGTCTTATTAAAAGATTTATCAACCAACGCCATGCGTAGAGTTTTGCTAAGTGGCAGACCCATAATTAACCACGACAACCAAGTAGCCGCAGTAGTTGTAACCATTAAAGACATTAGTAGGTATAAAAATCTGGAAGCCGAATTGGAACAAAAAGATCGGGATTCTAGACCCATGATTGGTTATAAGTATACTGGAGATAAAAAAAAGAGTAATAAAGACGAAACGTAA
- a CDS encoding efflux RND transporter periplasmic adaptor subunit: MKTSTKTIFAIVLLLIAGYFIVKPKLSNKKLEFTYTALKTGALEALVSSTGTLEAINTVEVGTQLSGTISQIYVDYNDQVTQGQLLAKMDTRLLETNLLTAQANLAVNEARYNQAHEEYERNKLLFKETVISEQQFNNSKYAYEQALSAKKASQASVKNIQVSMSFAHITSPIDGTITERAVEEGQTVAASFATPRLFIIAEDLSKMQILADVDESDIGFIRDSMPVRFTVQTYPEQEFLGKVSQIRLQPIKINNVVNYQVVVDVNNEKGLLLPGMTANLEFVVNTTKNALIINNSALRFRPTQTMLDAIKPRLIEKAEKFLADSSQQKFKAYVNNEEFYNPANFKNELPSNYDGFFYTNESGLLDFQFIEVGIKSGLESEIKRFMGGKTFKDGDKAINSIKTKA; encoded by the coding sequence ATGAAAACCTCAACCAAAACCATATTTGCGATAGTCTTGCTACTTATAGCGGGCTATTTTATTGTGAAACCTAAATTGAGTAACAAAAAATTAGAGTTCACCTACACCGCATTAAAAACTGGTGCACTGGAAGCTTTAGTCTCCAGCACAGGTACACTAGAAGCCATTAATACCGTAGAGGTAGGAACGCAACTCTCTGGCACTATTTCTCAAATTTATGTAGATTATAACGACCAAGTAACTCAAGGACAGTTATTAGCAAAAATGGACACCCGCCTATTAGAAACCAATCTACTTACAGCGCAAGCCAATTTAGCGGTTAACGAAGCCCGATACAATCAAGCCCATGAAGAATACGAACGCAACAAATTGTTGTTTAAAGAAACTGTAATTTCAGAACAGCAATTTAACAACTCTAAATACGCTTACGAGCAGGCTTTAAGTGCTAAAAAAGCATCGCAAGCTTCTGTGAAAAATATTCAAGTGAGCATGAGTTTTGCACACATAACATCGCCTATAGATGGCACGATTACAGAACGTGCTGTAGAAGAAGGCCAAACCGTAGCTGCCAGTTTTGCAACGCCACGACTTTTTATTATAGCCGAAGATTTATCGAAAATGCAAATTCTCGCCGATGTAGACGAAAGCGATATTGGTTTTATTAGAGATAGTATGCCAGTGCGCTTTACCGTGCAAACCTATCCAGAACAAGAGTTTCTTGGTAAGGTTAGTCAAATACGCTTACAGCCTATTAAAATAAATAATGTAGTAAACTATCAAGTTGTGGTCGATGTAAATAACGAAAAAGGCCTTTTATTACCTGGTATGACAGCCAATTTAGAATTTGTAGTTAACACCACTAAAAATGCGTTAATTATAAATAATTCGGCCTTGCGATTTAGACCCACTCAAACCATGCTAGATGCTATAAAACCAAGACTGATTGAAAAAGCTGAAAAATTTTTAGCAGACTCGTCTCAACAAAAATTTAAGGCCTACGTGAATAACGAGGAGTTTTACAATCCTGCTAATTTTAAAAATGAATTGCCTTCAAATTACGATGGTTTCTTTTATACCAATGAAAGCGGACTTTTAGACTTTCAGTTTATAGAAGTGGGAATTAAATCGGGTTTAGAATCTGAAATTAAAAGATTTATGGGTGGTAAAACTTTTAAAGATGGCGATAAGGCCATTAACAGCATAAAAACCAAAGCATAA
- a CDS encoding universal stress protein translates to MKTILYATDYSKNSELALKYAFNMSVKTGAKLMVIHVFEYPTLLDGKGIKPEPAFPDLEGDALREHRLKLQTFCTRILKNDAVIQNIEITAIQNKSVLHGIIEKASAVDASLIVVGMKGASKIRELIMGSTTKHLIENAPCPVLSVPGESVKKDIDTMVYATDFEDKDLGAINRLTKIAEPFNAKIKIVHVLPLEGAVREKQLKDLQDTFHKYINYPNLELDVLYSDDTFNALKIYYRNANADLMAMLHRKRSGITSKVFHRDLVKRMETYGKIPLLSFNADNYGIFHV, encoded by the coding sequence ATGAAAACGATCTTGTATGCCACCGATTATTCTAAAAACTCCGAATTAGCATTAAAATACGCTTTTAATATGAGTGTGAAAACTGGTGCTAAATTAATGGTAATTCACGTGTTCGAATACCCGACATTGTTAGATGGTAAGGGGATAAAACCCGAGCCAGCTTTCCCAGATCTTGAGGGTGATGCTTTAAGAGAACACCGATTAAAACTTCAAACCTTTTGTACACGTATTTTAAAAAATGATGCCGTTATTCAAAATATTGAAATAACAGCGATTCAAAACAAATCTGTTCTTCATGGTATTATTGAAAAAGCCTCTGCGGTCGATGCTTCATTAATTGTAGTAGGCATGAAAGGGGCGAGTAAAATACGCGAATTAATCATGGGCAGCACCACCAAACACCTTATTGAGAATGCACCATGTCCTGTATTATCAGTTCCTGGTGAATCTGTAAAGAAAGACATCGATACTATGGTTTATGCTACCGATTTTGAGGATAAAGATTTAGGTGCTATTAATCGGTTAACAAAAATTGCGGAACCTTTTAATGCTAAAATTAAGATTGTGCATGTATTGCCTTTAGAAGGAGCTGTAAGGGAAAAGCAATTGAAAGATTTGCAAGATACGTTCCATAAATATATTAACTATCCTAATCTGGAATTAGATGTTTTATATTCCGACGATACTTTTAATGCTCTAAAAATTTACTACCGAAATGCTAATGCAGACCTCATGGCTATGCTGCATCGGAAGCGCAGTGGAATCACTTCGAAAGTGTTTCATCGTGATTTGGTAAAACGCATGGAAACTTATGGTAAAATACCTTTACTGAGTTTTAATGCCGATAATTATGGAATATTCCATGTGTAA
- a CDS encoding L,D-transpeptidase, translating into MRYILLVIICFVCLGCGNTTRINTGKTPSDTQDAVFKIDSLSPTKPPKSKEIIITKDVPIRSYFKWMDSLVATLNEKQNYVIDEYLIVHHNKWILDTLVNTDYYYLMDKGVFNEDSKSLMVLKKDQVLVIPDAFKTEQLQAQLDSTYIDLNIPEFRLRIFQNKNELYSFPVRVGKNGSRYMAMANRDVDMRTRPGIGEIIRVNKYPDFINPENNRPYTSTRRDDGKRTQLPAIPWLEPAVNGVSHGQLIHPTTNLATLGKASSNGCIGLRESHAWIVYYYAPLGTKVVFRYDLKGQNDKGETIQFLDIYPGFEKYDTKKLKRGNQSDRS; encoded by the coding sequence ATGAGATACATTTTACTTGTTATAATCTGTTTTGTATGTTTAGGATGTGGAAACACAACCAGAATTAACACTGGTAAAACACCATCCGATACTCAAGATGCCGTGTTTAAGATTGATAGTCTAAGCCCCACAAAACCGCCCAAGTCTAAAGAAATTATTATAACAAAAGACGTTCCCATCCGCTCTTATTTTAAATGGATGGATAGCCTAGTGGCGACGCTAAATGAAAAACAAAACTATGTTATCGACGAATATCTTATCGTACATCATAATAAATGGATTTTAGATACCTTGGTGAATACCGATTATTATTATCTTATGGATAAAGGTGTTTTTAACGAAGACTCTAAATCGCTAATGGTTTTAAAAAAAGATCAGGTTTTAGTCATCCCAGACGCTTTTAAAACAGAACAATTACAAGCTCAATTAGACAGTACATATATAGATTTAAATATTCCAGAATTTAGGTTGAGAATTTTTCAAAACAAAAATGAGTTGTACAGTTTTCCTGTACGTGTAGGAAAGAATGGTAGCCGTTATATGGCGATGGCGAATCGAGATGTCGACATGCGAACACGACCTGGAATTGGCGAGATTATTAGGGTAAATAAGTATCCTGATTTTATAAATCCTGAAAATAATCGACCGTATACCAGTACAAGAAGGGATGATGGTAAACGCACACAATTACCTGCAATCCCCTGGTTAGAACCTGCGGTAAATGGCGTAAGTCATGGGCAGCTTATTCACCCTACAACAAATTTAGCCACTTTAGGGAAAGCTTCTTCCAACGGGTGTATAGGCCTAAGGGAATCTCATGCTTGGATTGTGTATTATTATGCACCCTTAGGAACTAAGGTGGTTTTTAGATACGATCTGAAGGGACAGAATGATAAAGGAGAAACTATTCAATTTCTAGATATTTACCCAGGATTTGAAAAATATGATACAAAAAAATTAAAAAGGGGAAATCAATCTGATAGAAGTTGA